TCGTGACCGAGGATATCGAGTTTGAGTAAGTTATCGTGAATCGAGTGGAAGTCAAAGTGTGTCGTCTTCCATTCAGAACCCATATCATCTGCCGGATATTGAATCGGACTAATATCATAAATATCCATATAGTCCGGTACGACGATGATCCCACCTGGGTGTTGCCCAGTCGTTCGTTTGACGCCGGTGACACCACTGACGAGACGATCGACTTCCGCATTCCGATACGTCAGCTCATTCTCCGACTGATACCCTTTGACATAGCCATACGCCGTCTTCTCGGCAATCGTTCCGATTGTTCCGGCACGGTAGACGTAATCGTCACCGAACAAGACTTTCGTATAGGCGTGTGCTTGCGGCTGATATTCTCCACTGAAGTTCAAATCGATATCCGGTACTTTATCCCCTTTAAATCCAAGGAACGTTTCAAACGGAATATCATGACCGTCTTTAAATAACGGGATATCACATTTCGAACAGGATTTATCCGGTAAATCGAATCCCGAACCGACAGAACCGTCATCGAAGAACTCCGATTCCTTACAATTCGGACAGACATAGTGTGGCGGCAAGGGATTGACTTCGGTGATCTCGGTCATCGTCGCAACGAGACTTGATCCGACCGACCCCCGTGAACCGACCAAATAGCCGTCGTCGAGTGATTTTTTAACGAGTTTATGAGAAATCAAATAGATGACGGCGAATCCGTGACCGATGATTGACTTCAACTCTTTTTCGAGTCGTGCTTCGACGATTTCCGGTAACGTCTCTCCGTAAATCCGGTGCGCCATATCGTACGACAAGTTCCGAACTTCTTCATCCGCCCCTTCGATCTTTGGTGTATAGAGATCTTTTGGAATGATGTCGATGTTCTCGAACTGTTCCGCGACGGCTTGACTGTTCGTGATGACGAGACGTTCCGATACATCTGGCCCGAGGAACTTGAAGTCATCCATCATTTCCTTCGTCGTCCGGAAGTGTGCCGGTGGCAGTTGTTTTCGCATGTTCAGCATGTTCGCTCCACCTTGCGTCCGGATCAAAATCTCCCGGTACGTGGCGTCATGTTGATCGAGGTAATGCACGTTCCCTGTCGCAACTGGTAAGATATCATGTTCTTCCGCGACACGGATGATTTTTTTGATCAGTTCGCGCAGTTCGAGTTCATTCTGAACGATTTCCCGCTCGATCAAATGACCATACATCGCGGGTGGCTGAATCTCGATGAAATCATAGAACTGCATCACTTTCGCTAAATCTTCGTCTGACTTGTTCAAAGCGGCATCAAACACTTCGCCATTATCGCAAGCTGATCCGATGATCAAACCATCCCGGTGCGCGACGAGTTGCGAGCGCGGTGTGCGGACGACACGGTGCACGTGTTTCGTATGAGCAATCGAAATCAATTGGTACAAATTCTTCAAGCCCGTCCGGTTCTTCGCATAGACCGTCGCGTGGTATGGTCGTGCCCGCGAGATATCTTTCCCCATCTCCCGGTTGAGTGAGGCGTGTGTCTTCATGTCGAACATCTCATCTGCCATTTGAAGCAACTTGACCATCAAATATCCCGTCGCTTCCGCGTCATAGATGGCGCGGTGATGTTGCGTCAATTCGATATCAAATCGTTTCGCGAGTGTGTTCAATCGGTGATTTTTTAGCGTCGGCATCAAGACACGGGCTAGCTCAAGCGTATCAATGACCGGCAAGACCGATTCATCGTGTCCACCAGACCGGAGTGTCGCATTCAAGAACCCGATATCAAACGAAGCATTATGGGCAACGAGAATCGAGTCGCCGACCCAGTCCATGAACTCCTTGACGACTTGTTCCGGGTCTGGTTTTCCGCGGACCATATCATCGGTGATCCCTGTCAAATCAATCGTCGTCGCCGACAACAGGTGTTTCGGATCCGCGAATGCTTCGAACTTATCGATGATATCACCGTCGTGGATCTTGACGGCTGCGAGTTCAATGATTTTGTTGTACATCGCCGATAAACCAGTCGTCTCGACGTCAAAGACGACGAATGTCGCGTCATCTAAGTTACGTTCTACCGGATGATAGGCGACTTGCACCCCGTCATCGACGACATTCGCTTCGATTCCGTATAGTACCTTGATATCGTTTTTCTTTCCGGCATAGTAGGCATCCGGGAAACTTTGGGCGCCAGCGTGATCCGTGATCGCAACAGCAGGATGACCCCATTTTGCTGCGCGTTCGACGTATTTCGT
This region of Exiguobacterium acetylicum DSM 20416 genomic DNA includes:
- a CDS encoding PolC-type DNA polymerase III: MSLLLSDLELPNGIIEEYFNEAVLEKLRVNKAKATWTFEIRLPHVLPQNVYQLFTSRLVSRYQQFAEVKIILHADSRPDERLYHDYWPYVVQDLADVSSAMRTQLGRVLPEFKEQKLFIPVRSEPEAGFLKSSLCGELQLLYSAYGFPKFNCEPIVQINESKQEALRNQVKQEDMEEAKRMLELQFKREQSRDDDEGPVEIRIGKPIQDEIVPIKTIQDEERRIAIRGLVFSAESRELRSGKTIFTFKMTDYTDSLVVKMFARDETDVKILSAIKKGMWIQAAGRVEFDTFLRDLCMMIAQLSEVKMEAPADPWAGEKRVELHAHSQMSQMDAVMNVTKYVERAAKWGHPAVAITDHAGAQSFPDAYYAGKKNDIKVLYGIEANVVDDGVQVAYHPVERNLDDATFVVFDVETTGLSAMYNKIIELAAVKIHDGDIIDKFEAFADPKHLLSATTIDLTGITDDMVRGKPDPEQVVKEFMDWVGDSILVAHNASFDIGFLNATLRSGGHDESVLPVIDTLELARVLMPTLKNHRLNTLAKRFDIELTQHHRAIYDAEATGYLMVKLLQMADEMFDMKTHASLNREMGKDISRARPYHATVYAKNRTGLKNLYQLISIAHTKHVHRVVRTPRSQLVAHRDGLIIGSACDNGEVFDAALNKSDEDLAKVMQFYDFIEIQPPAMYGHLIEREIVQNELELRELIKKIIRVAEEHDILPVATGNVHYLDQHDATYREILIRTQGGANMLNMRKQLPPAHFRTTKEMMDDFKFLGPDVSERLVITNSQAVAEQFENIDIIPKDLYTPKIEGADEEVRNLSYDMAHRIYGETLPEIVEARLEKELKSIIGHGFAVIYLISHKLVKKSLDDGYLVGSRGSVGSSLVATMTEITEVNPLPPHYVCPNCKESEFFDDGSVGSGFDLPDKSCSKCDIPLFKDGHDIPFETFLGFKGDKVPDIDLNFSGEYQPQAHAYTKVLFGDDYVYRAGTIGTIAEKTAYGYVKGYQSENELTYRNAEVDRLVSGVTGVKRTTGQHPGGIIVVPDYMDIYDISPIQYPADDMGSEWKTTHFDFHSIHDNLLKLDILGHDDPTMIRMLQDLSGRDPKTIPVDDPEVMKIFSSTESIGVTPEQIDSKTGTLGIPEFGTKFVRQMLEETKPTTFSEFVQISGLSHGTDVWLGNASELIYNGTCELKDVIGCRDDIMVYLIYAGLEPSLAFKIMESVRKGKGLSIDMEEAMIENDVPLWYIDSCKKIKYMFPKAHAAAYVLMAVRIAYYKVHHPMYYYASYFTVRAGDFDIGAMNKGSAAVRKVLQDIKDKGFEATAKDKGLYTVLEIALEMIERGFTFQKVDLYRSSATEFLIDGDTLLPPFNAVTGLGTNAAKQIVEARKGGEFLSKEDLQKRAKLSKTIIETLDNLGCLEGLPDENQLSLFDL